From the Anopheles coustani chromosome X, idAnoCousDA_361_x.2, whole genome shotgun sequence genome, one window contains:
- the LOC131269744 gene encoding carbonic anhydrase-related protein 10, translating to CTLIFVYDKLKPLSAVSWEEWWTYDGISGPAFWGLINPEWSLCNKGRRQSPVNLEPQRLLFDPNLRTLHIDKHRISGTIANTGHSVIFTADNETISAYGTPQVPVNLTGGPLSYRYRFHEIHIHYGLHDQFGSEHSVEGYTFPAEIQIFGYNSQLYANFSDALYRAQGIVGVAILLQLGDLSNPELRMLTDQLDRIRYGGDEATVRRISVRDLLPDTEHYMTYEGSTTAPACYETVTWIVMNKPIYITKQQLHALRRLMQGGPDHPKAPLGNNFRPPQPLLHRPVRTNIDFRNKLEKGGKICATMYKDVHYKANSWKHN from the exons GGCCCGCCTTCTGGGGCTTGATCAACCCGGAGTGGTCGCTGTGCAACAAGGGACGTCGACAATCGCCGGTCAACCTGGAGCCGCAGCGTCTGCTGTTCGACCCGAACCTCCGCACGCTGCACATCGACAAGCACCGA ATCAGCGGGACGATCGCTAACACGGGCCACAGCGTCATCTTCACGGCGGACAACGAGACCATCTCGGCGTACGGGACGCCGCAGGTGCCCGTCAACCTGACCGGCGGGCCCCTCTCGTACCGGTACCGGTTTCACGAGATCCACATCCACTACGGCCTGCACGACCAGTTCGGTTCGGAGCACAGCGTCGAGGGTTACACCTTCCCGGCCGAG ATACAGATCTTCGGCTACAACTCGCAGCTGTACGCTAACTTCAGCGACGCGCTGTACCGGGCGCAAGGGATTGTCGGCGTCGCCATCCTGCTGCAGCTGGGCGACCTCTCCAACCCGGAGCTGCGCATGCTGACCGACCAGCTGGACCGGATCCGGTACGGCGGCGACGAGGCGACGGTGCGACGCATCTCCGTGCGCGACCTGCTGCCCGACACCGAGCACTACATGACGTACGAGGGCTCCACGACGGCGCCGGCCTGCTACGAAACCGTCACCTGGATCGTCATGAACAAACCTATCTACATCACCAAGCAGCAG CTACACGCACTGCGGAGGCTCATGCAGGGCGGACCGGATCACCCGAAGGCGCCGCTCGGCAACAACTTCCGGCCACCGCAGCCACTGCTGCACCGTCCCGTGCGGACGAACATTGACTTTCgaaacaaactggaaaaagggggaaaaatatGTGCAACTATGTACAAGGACGTTCACTATAAAG CTAATAGCTGGAAACACAACTGA